TCGACCGTGCGCCCGCTGCGCCCGATCTCGGTCTGGTCGCGCGCGGCCGGCGTGGTGTACGCCGTGGGCGAACGCGCGCGCGTGCTCACCTGCGCCTGGCCGGGCGCGCAGGCGAACTGGATCCTGCACGACGCCTTGCTCTACGCCGAGGACAACTGCGCGGTGGCGGTGTGCGGCCCCGGCGACGAGCCGGGCTCGGTCGGCGCCTACCCCGCGCACTGGCGCGAGTCCTGGCTGCGCACGCACGGCGGAGACACCGGCGTGGTCTACGACCCGTGGACCGGACAGGAGCTGCCGAGCGTCCTCTTGCGGCCGCTGCGCGGAACCGTGGTGGCCGAGACGGCGGCGAGCCCGGGGACCGAGGCCGACCTCGTGCTGCCCGAGCCGCGCGGCGAGAAGATCTCGATCGAAGGCGCGGTCTCGAACCCGTGGAACGACGGCTCGACCATTCCCGACAAGCGCGTCGCGGTAGTGACTGGCTCCGCGGCCGCGGTGGGTCTGGCCGCGGGCTCGGCGGTGCTCGTGACCGGCACGCGCCCCGACCTCGAGCCGTGGGAGGTGCGCCAGGCGCTGGTGCTGGGCGCGCCCAAGCTGCCGATCGGCCGCACGCTCTCGCTGCCCGGCGCGATCGCCGCGACCGGCCAGCTGGAGCAGGGCATGTGCCGCACGCTCATGCGCCGCGAGCCCACGAAGAAGGCCTCGTCCTGGCCGAAGATGAAGGTCAAGCTCGATCCCGCGGGCGGGGGACCGCGCAGCGGCACGGCGCCGCCGCCGGCGAGCCCCGACTCACCGCGCTGAGTCACTCCCTGCGATTACCTGGCGCGTAATCGACGCGCTGCTGCGCTCGTCGTATTCGTCTGCCCGAGCTGGCGACCCGTCGGTCGCCGCCGGAAGGAGAACGAGTCATGAGCAACCCCACCTCTCTCGTCGAACGCTATCTCGCCGCCTGGAACGAGCGCGACGCGCGGCGCCGCGCCGACCTGATCGCGAAGACCTACACCGAGGCCGCGAGCTACCTGGACTCGCACCGCAGCGGCCAGGGCCACGAGGGCTTGTCCGCCATGATCGCCGCCGTCCACGGCCAGTTCCCGGACGCCTACCGCTTCCGGCTGGCCAGCGAGGTCGAGTCACACCACGACGTGCTGCGCTTCCGCTGGGAGGCCGGCGGCACCGCCGACGCGCCGCTGCATTTCGGCGGCACGGACTTCTGCGTGGTGTCTGCGGACGGACGCCTGGCGTCGGTCACGGGCTTCACGGACTTCGCGCCGAGTCACTGAGCGGCGGAACGTGCGCGCGCGCGCGAGGCGGCTTCGGCCTGCTCGCGCGCGCGCCTGAACCCGTACTCGACGTAGGCCGCCAGACACAGCGCCGCGACCGCGAACCAGGTGATGGCATAGGCGCGGTGGTCGACCGGGCTCGCGGGCTTGGCGGCCTCGCCGATCGGCAGGCCACCGGGCTCGGGCTCCGCGGATTGCACCATGACCGGCGCCAGCGGGTACGGGATCTGCGCGGCGATCTTGGCGATCACCCCCGGGCGGTCCGGGTTGAAGCGCGCCTGGTAGGTCTTGCGGTCGGTGCGCGGGCCGGGCTGTGCGTCGCGCGTGGCGAGCTCGAGCGCCAGGCCGTGCACCTCGACGGGCTCGCCCAGCGCCTGCGGACTGCCGGGGTCGGGCGGCAGGAACTGCTGGAACGACGCCTCCGGGATCCAGCCGCGGTCGACGAGCACGCGCGGGGTGTCGTCGGCCGCGCCCTCTTCGCGCAGCGGCGTGAGCACGCGGCCGCCCAGCTCCTGCCCGCGCTCGGCGGGCACGATCATCGAGTCGGCAAGCTCGAAGCGGCCGCGTGCGATCACGCGGCGGAACGCGCTCGCCCGCGGGTCGCGGCTGGCCTCGGCGAGCGGCACCGGCTCGAGCAGGGTGCGCGCCGCCTTCTCGGCCAGGTCGCGCTCGCGCCAGTGCAGGCGGCTGATCTGCCAGAAGCCGAGCGCGCAGAACGCGGCCACCGCGCACAGCGTGAGCACCGTGGGACCGCGGCCGGGCTGGAACGAGCTCACGATGCGCCCGCCACCTCGACCAGCGCCGCGCGCAGCTCGTCGACGGAGTGCTCGAGCCCGAGGAAGCGCTTCGCGATCCGGCCGTCGCGGTCCACCACGAAGGTCGCGACCACGTGGTCGATCGCGCCGTCGGGCGTGCGCAGCGTGCCCACTCCGAAGCGGCGCACCACGTCGGCCACGTCGGCCTCCGGCCCGGTGAGGAACGACCAGTCCGAGAGATCCGCGCCCCGGTCCTGCGCGTAGCGCGTGAGCGCCGCGGGTGTGTCGTTCGCGGGATCGAGCGTGATCGACACGAAGCGCGTGTGCGCGCGGGTCTCGGGCGGGAGCGCGCGCTGCAGCTCGACGTGCTTGGCGGTGAGGATCGGACACGGGCCCATGCAGTGCGTGTACACGAAGTCGAGCAGCAGCGTCGTGCCCCGCAGCGAGGCCAGGGTCACGGGCTGGCCGGCCTGGTCGATCAGCGAGAACGCGGGCGCGGGGTCGCGCTCGTTCACCATCGACGAGACACTCGGCGCGCGCACCGCTCCGGACGCACCCTCGGCGCGCGCGCCCACGATGCGGAAGCTGCGCTCACTCACCTCGAGGTCGAACTCGATGCGCCGGCCCGGCGCCAGGCGCTCGAGCACCGCGGGGTCGGGCACGTCGAAGCTCATGGTCATCGCATCCATCAGGCCGGGAATCGCCTCGTGCGCGATCACGGCCTGATGCTGCTCGCGGTCGACCGACTCGACGGTGCCGTGACCCACGTACACGTTGCGCCGGCAGCCGGCAGCCGCGCACACCACGAGCCCCAGTGCGGCGAGGAGGGCGAGCGCGCGCACGGCCCGATCGCTACGGCTGGCGGCTGGCCCGCGCGGGGCTGGTCGGCAGGTGGATCACGCCGGTCGCTTCCTCCGCGGCCATGCGACGCGCGCGGCGCACGAGCCACCACACGAACCCGCCCACGACGACCAGCGGCGTCACGCTGAGGAAGATCGAGGCGGTGATGAACGCCCACTGCACGGCCGAGCTCGAGGCGGCGATGCACGAGTCACACGCCAGCGCCGTCGCGGGCAGCGACGAGGCAGCGAGCACGAGCACGGCGGCCAGCAGAAGCTTCACGACAGGTAGACCCGCCAGTAGAGGATCGGCCAGATCCCGACCACGAAGTACCAGAAGATCTCGGCCGCAGCCAGAGTGTTGCGCGGCACCGAGCGCCGCCCCAGCCGCACCCAGGCGTAGATCAGGATCCCGAGCGCCACGACCGCGTGCAGCGCGTGCGCGCCGACGATCAGGTAGAAGAAGCTGCCCAGGTTGCTCGAGCGCAGCGTCAGCCCCTGGCGGAGCATCTGGGCCCACTCGCGGCCCTGCAGCAGCACGAAGCTGCCGCCCAGGACGATCGCCGCGGCGAGCCCGTAGCGCAGCTTCCCGAGCTCCACCGTGTAGCGCCGGCGAACGAAGTACAGCACCACGCCGCTCGCGACCAGCAGGGAGGTGTTGAACGCGGTCTGCTCGATCGGCAGGCGCGGCTGCCCGGGCGGCGGCCACAGCACGGCCGAGCCGCGCATGATCGTGAAGGCCGAGATGAAGCCCGAGAACAGCATCACCTCGGTGAACACGAAGATCAGCATGGCCAGAACCGCGCTCGGGACGAGCTCCGCGCGGCCCCTGGGTCGGAGCTCGATCACGCGCCGGGGGGTTTGCGCGGCCAGCAGAAGACCTCCTCAGTGCTCCTCGTGCTCGGCGGCGGGCTCGGCCGGTTCGCCGTGCTCCTCACCGTGCTCGGCACCCATCATGGTGGCGTGGATCGAGCCGTCGAGCCAGGCGGGCTTGGTCCAGTTCCGGCCCTGCGGCTTCATCACGTCGGGCGCGGTGCCGGCGAAGAACAGGAACATGAACACGAGCGCGGTCACGATGAAGTAAGTCACATACTTCGCCGCGAGGTTGATGTGCATGAAGTTCTTCGCGACGAGATAGGCCTTCACCAGTGCGATCCCGAAGGCCGTGATCAGCGTGACGATCTTGATGCCCAGGAACGGGCCCGCCACGCTGATGCACAGGAGCACGCACAGGATCGCCCAGATCTGCCAGTAGTTGGGGTGGTGCGTGTGCTCGCCGGTGCCGTGCCCGTGATCGTGTGAGTCGTGTGCGGGTGAAGTCATTGGCTTTCCTGTCTCACTTCGCGATGTAGAGCAGCGGGAAGAGGAAGATCCAGACCACGTCGACGAAGTGCCAGTAGATCCCGATCAGCTCCACGCGCTGCAGCTCCTGGCCCTTGCGCGCCGCCGGCGCGATGAACAGCATGATGGTTACGCCCGCGATCACGTGCGCCGCGTGAATGCCGCACGCCGTGTAGTAGAACGCCCAGAACGGGCTCGACGAGATCGTGAAGCCGTGGTGGATCTCGGTGGGCCACTCGTACAGGAACTTGATCCCCGCGAAGATCAGCCCGCCCAGTGCCGTCAGGTACAGCTGGCGCGCCGCCTTCGGGCCGTTGCCCTCCTCGGCGTACTTGTGACCGAGCACGGCGGCGAGGCTCGACGTGAGCAGCACGAAGGTGTTGATCGTGCCGACCAGCGTGTTCGTGTGCGCGGCCTGCTGCGCGAATGCGTCGTGCGACAGGCGGAACATGATGTAGCTGCCGAGGAGCCCGCCGAAGATCACGATCTCCGACGCGATCACCCACCACACGGCCAGCCGGCCGGTCGGCATCCCGGCGGCGCTGCGCGTCGTGGCGATCGGTCGGCCTGCTGCGGTTGCGGACATGCGTGGCTTCTCCTCGTCAGCTCGGCGCGTTCTGCGGCCAGTAGTCTTCGGCGCGGTCGGGGTGACTGTACTCGTACGGGCCGCGGTACACGGTGGGCAGCGTGGGCCAGTTGCCGTGCGGCGGCGGCGAGGCGGCGGTCCACTCGAGCGTGTTCGAGCGCCACGGGTTCTGCTCGGCCTTCGGACCCCACAGGAGGCTGGTCACGAAGTTGTAGATGAAGATCAGCTGCGCCGAGAGCATGACCAGAAGCGAGATCGTCGCGAACGAGCGCAGATGCTGCAGCGTCGGCGTCGAGAGCTCCGTGAAGTTCGTGTAGTCGAAGATGCGCCGGTGATCGCCCATCAGGCCCGTGAAGAACAGCGGGATGAAGATGCAGTTGAACGGCACGAAGGTGAGCCAGAAGTGCAGCCGGCCCAGCGTGTCGTTCATCATCTTCCCGAACATCTTCGGGAACCAGAAAGTCAGTCCGGCGTACGTCCCGATGATCGCGATCGGGAAGAACGTGTAGTGGAAGTGCGCGAGCACGAAGTAGGTGTCGTGCAGGTAGATGTCGGCGCCGCTCGAGCCCAGGAAGATGCCGGTGACTCCGCCGATCAAGAACGAGCCGATGAAGCCCAGCGCCCAGAGCATGGGGGTGTTGAGCGTGATCGAGCCGCCGTACAGCGTGGCGATGTAGACGAACATCATCTCGGCGATCGGGATCGAGATGATCAGCGTCGTGACCGTGAAGATGTTCGCCATGCGCGGGTCGATGCCCGCGACGAACTGGTGGTGCGCCCAGACCGTGAACGACAGCACGCCCGTGAAGATGGCCGTGTGCAGCACGGTCTTGTACGCGAACAGCTTCTTGCGCGACATGGTGGTGATGATCTCGGCCGTGATTCCCACCGCCGGCAGCAGCACCACGTACACCTCGGGGTGACCGAAGAACCAGAACAGGTGCTGCCAGAGGATCGGGTCGCCGCCGCGGTTGGGGTCGAAGAACGCGGTGCCGAGGCGCTGATCGAACAGGAGCATGATCGCGCCGGCGATCAGCGGACCGACCGACGCCATGAACAGGATGCTCGCGATCACGATCATCCACACCACGATCGGGATGTCGTGGAACTTCATCCCCGGGGCGCGTGAGTTCATCGCGGTGGTCACGAAGTTGATGCCGCCCAGGAGGAACGCCACGAACTCGAGTGCCACCGCCAGCACGAACACCGTCGAGCCGTCGCCGGTGAGTGAGTACTGCGCCTTGGCCGAGAGCGGCGGATACATGGTCCAGGCGCCGGCGAAGCCACCGCCCGGCACGAAGAACGACACCACCAGCACGATCGAGGACAACAGGAAGATCTGGTACGAGAGCCGGTTGATGCGCGGGAACACCATGTCGTCCGCGCCGATCATGAGCGGGATGAGGTAGTTCCCGAAGGCCGCGATCAGCACCGGCATCGCGACCCAGAAGATCATGATCGCGCCGTGGTTCGTGATCAGCATGTTGTAGTCGGCGGGAGTCACGAGCCCCCAGCCCGGCACGTGCGTGCCGGGGAAGGCCATCTGCATGCGGAACACGTAGGCGAAGAAGGCGCCGATCATGCCCATCGCCATGCCGGTGAACATGTACTGGAAGCAGATGATCTTGTGGTCGGTCGAGAGCAGATACTTCGAGACGAACGACTGCTCAGGATGGTGCGCGTGCTCGTCGTGGTGCTCTGCCTGCTGAGTGACCATGGCCCTACTCTCCCGCGGCCGACGCGGTGGTCGTGCCGTACCCCGACAGCCACGCCGTGTGTTGTTCGGGTGTCTCGATGATCACGCGCGCGGGCATGAGCCCGTGGCCGAAGCCGCAGATCTCCGCGCACTGGATCTCGTACGTGCCCGTCTTCATCGGCCTGAACCAGCCGGTCACGATGCGCCCGGGGATCGCGTCCTGCTTCAGCCGGAACACGGGGATCGACAGACTGTGCAGCACGTCGCGCGCCTCGAGCTTGTACTCGTAGGTCTTGTTCACGACCAGGTGCAGCTCGTCGACGGTCTTGATGTCGTCGGCGGTGTCGAGCTTACCGTCGGGGCCGGGGTCCACGAAGCTCCAGGCCCACTGCTGCGCCACGATGCGCACGGTCTGGTCCGCGGGCGGAACGTCCTGCTTGACCTTGTACCAGACGTTGATCGCGATCGCGACGATGAAGACGTCGCAAACCATGATCACGTAGTGCGGCCAGGTGATCCAACGCTTCTCGTGCTTCAGCTCGCCCGTGATGTACTGCGCCTTCACGCCGGGCTTCTTGCGCCAGCTCAGGATCAGCCACAGGAACACGCCCTCGGCCAGCACGAACCAGAAGGCGATCACGATCCAGAACACGACGTCGAAGATGTAGTCGATGTCGTGTGCGTAGCTCGAGACTTGTGGGACGAAGTACTCGATCAGGTTCTTGCTGAACATCTCGACTCACCCCGCCATGATCACGAAGAAGAACGACGCGGCGATCCAGGCCGCGATGCCCGCCATCGAGATCAGGAAGATCTCGCGGGCGAGCCCTTCGGCAGTCTCTTCGTGCTTGTCATCGGCCATCGACTTACTCCGAACCGGCGCCGGGAGCGACGCCCTTCAACGTGGCGACGTGCGCCAGCAGGTCCTTGAGCGACTGCTCGTCGCTCAGGATCATGGCCATCGGCCGCATCGCCGAGCCGCCGATGTCGCGCGGGTCGCTGCCGCGGACCCCCGCCTGGTAGTTCTTGAGCTGCGTGTGCAGGTACCAGTCACTGGTGTGCGCGAGCGGCGGCGCGCCGACGGCCTGCATGCCCTCGCCGTTCAGCCCGTGACAGCCGCTGCACGGCGCGTAGAGCGCGGCGCCCTTGGCCGGGTCACCGCCCGTGAGCGTGAAATCCTTCACCTTGGGCAGCGTGGCGATGTAGGCCGCGACCGACTTGATGTCTTCCGGCGTCTTCAGCCACTTCGCCATGCCGCGCATCCGCATGCCGGCGATGTCGTCGAAGTGAGCCGCGCGCTCGTTGTCGCGGAACTTCCCGATCTGCGTCTCGATGTACCAGGCGTCGAGGCCGGCGATCGACGGCGCGAGCGCCGCCGCGTCGCCCTGCGCCTGCGCGCCGTGGCAGTGACTGCACATCGAGAACAACTCCTTGCCGCGTGCCAGGTCCTGCGCGGAAGCGTTGCCAGCGAGTGCGAGCGAGAGCGCCGCGAACAAGAGAACTGCCTTGCGCTGCCCCATCGAACCCTCTCCGAGGTATCCCCAAAACCTCGAGCCGCGACGTGCCCCAATGCTCTCGCCGCGTGGGGAATGCTCCGGCTGTTTACTTGGGTCGCCGAGCCGGGTCAAGCGAGCCGGGCGCGCACCGGGGGCGTGCATCCATATGCTGCGGCTGGGGAATGGGATCACGGGGCGATCCGCCTCAGGGCCAGTTATTGACTATACGTTCAATAACACGATAAGCTCCCGCACATGGTCCGCCCCCGACAGTTCGATCCCGCCGCGGTCGACGCCGCCCTCCTGGGGGTGTTCTGGGCGCGCGGGTACGCGCGCGCCTCGATCGAGGAGATCGCCGACGCCACGGGTCTCCTGCGCGGCAGCCTGTACGCGGCCTACGGCAGCAAGGAGGACATGTTCCGGGCCGCCGTGCGCCGCTATGTCGCGGACTTGGCGGCCGCGCTCGCCACGGAGCGGCGCGGGCTCGGAGCGCTCGAGCACGTGCTCGAGACGGTCGTGCGCCTCACGGTCGAGGACCCGGAGCGCCGCGGCTGCGTGATCCTGAACGCGGTCCCCGAAGCGCACGCGCTCTCGGGGAAGACCCGAGCCGAGCTCGCGCGCGCGCTCGAGTCGATGCCCGCGCTCCTGCGCGCGCGGCTGCGCGAGGCGGCGGCCGACGCCGGCGCGGCGCTCGAGCTCGAGCCGCTCGTCGCCCTTCTGTTCGCAGCGACCGTCTCGATCCGCGTGCTCGGGCGCGCCGGAATGGATTCGGGACTGCTGCGCGACATCGCCCGGGGGGCGATCGAAGCCGCCAGGAGAGGAGTGACTCATGCCGATCGACCCGACCGAACGCCAACGACGCAGTGACCTGGTGCGCGCACACTTCGCCGCCGAGAACGCGCACGACGCCGATGGCATCCTCGGCACCTTCGCGCCCGAGGCAGTCATGCTCTACAACCGCCAGGTGTTTCCCGACCCGGTCAGCATCCGCGCGGGTCACAGCTACATCGGCATGACCGCCGCGCCCGGAGCCTTCGCCGGCCTGCGCGCCGAGATCGACGCCGAGCACTTCACCGACGCCGAAGTCGTGATCGAGGGGCGACTCACCGGCAAGCACGCCGCGGAGTTCGGCGGCTTCCCGCCCACCGGCCGCGAGGTCGAGCTGCCCTTCGTGTCGTTCTACCGCTTCGACGCGGCGGGAAAGCTCGTCTCGGAGCGCGTGGTGATGAACCTGGGCCCGCTGCGCGAGTGACCGAGCAACACGGCTGCGAGACAGAAGGGAAGCCAGGCCAGCGCGCCAGGCTCG
The Myxococcota bacterium DNA segment above includes these coding regions:
- a CDS encoding nuclear transport factor 2 family protein, whose protein sequence is MSNPTSLVERYLAAWNERDARRRADLIAKTYTEAASYLDSHRSGQGHEGLSAMIAAVHGQFPDAYRFRLASEVESHHDVLRFRWEAGGTADAPLHFGGTDFCVVSADGRLASVTGFTDFAPSH
- a CDS encoding SURF1 family protein, whose translation is MSSFQPGRGPTVLTLCAVAAFCALGFWQISRLHWRERDLAEKAARTLLEPVPLAEASRDPRASAFRRVIARGRFELADSMIVPAERGQELGGRVLTPLREEGAADDTPRVLVDRGWIPEASFQQFLPPDPGSPQALGEPVEVHGLALELATRDAQPGPRTDRKTYQARFNPDRPGVIAKIAAQIPYPLAPVMVQSAEPEPGGLPIGEAAKPASPVDHRAYAITWFAVAALCLAAYVEYGFRRAREQAEAASRARARSAAQ
- a CDS encoding SCO family protein; this translates as MRALALLAALGLVVCAAAGCRRNVYVGHGTVESVDREQHQAVIAHEAIPGLMDAMTMSFDVPDPAVLERLAPGRRIEFDLEVSERSFRIVGARAEGASGAVRAPSVSSMVNERDPAPAFSLIDQAGQPVTLASLRGTTLLLDFVYTHCMGPCPILTAKHVELQRALPPETRAHTRFVSITLDPANDTPAALTRYAQDRGADLSDWSFLTGPEADVADVVRRFGVGTLRTPDGAIDHVVATFVVDRDGRIAKRFLGLEHSVDELRAALVEVAGAS
- a CDS encoding cytochrome c oxidase subunit 3, encoding MIELRPRGRAELVPSAVLAMLIFVFTEVMLFSGFISAFTIMRGSAVLWPPPGQPRLPIEQTAFNTSLLVASGVVLYFVRRRYTVELGKLRYGLAAAIVLGGSFVLLQGREWAQMLRQGLTLRSSNLGSFFYLIVGAHALHAVVALGILIYAWVRLGRRSVPRNTLAAAEIFWYFVVGIWPILYWRVYLS
- a CDS encoding cytochrome C oxidase subunit IV family protein, yielding MTSPAHDSHDHGHGTGEHTHHPNYWQIWAILCVLLCISVAGPFLGIKIVTLITAFGIALVKAYLVAKNFMHINLAAKYVTYFIVTALVFMFLFFAGTAPDVMKPQGRNWTKPAWLDGSIHATMMGAEHGEEHGEPAEPAAEHEEH
- a CDS encoding cytochrome c oxidase subunit 3, whose translation is MSATAAGRPIATTRSAAGMPTGRLAVWWVIASEIVIFGGLLGSYIMFRLSHDAFAQQAAHTNTLVGTINTFVLLTSSLAAVLGHKYAEEGNGPKAARQLYLTALGGLIFAGIKFLYEWPTEIHHGFTISSSPFWAFYYTACGIHAAHVIAGVTIMLFIAPAARKGQELQRVELIGIYWHFVDVVWIFLFPLLYIAK
- a CDS encoding cbb3-type cytochrome c oxidase subunit I gives rise to the protein MVTQQAEHHDEHAHHPEQSFVSKYLLSTDHKIICFQYMFTGMAMGMIGAFFAYVFRMQMAFPGTHVPGWGLVTPADYNMLITNHGAIMIFWVAMPVLIAAFGNYLIPLMIGADDMVFPRINRLSYQIFLLSSIVLVVSFFVPGGGFAGAWTMYPPLSAKAQYSLTGDGSTVFVLAVALEFVAFLLGGINFVTTAMNSRAPGMKFHDIPIVVWMIVIASILFMASVGPLIAGAIMLLFDQRLGTAFFDPNRGGDPILWQHLFWFFGHPEVYVVLLPAVGITAEIITTMSRKKLFAYKTVLHTAIFTGVLSFTVWAHHQFVAGIDPRMANIFTVTTLIISIPIAEMMFVYIATLYGGSITLNTPMLWALGFIGSFLIGGVTGIFLGSSGADIYLHDTYFVLAHFHYTFFPIAIIGTYAGLTFWFPKMFGKMMNDTLGRLHFWLTFVPFNCIFIPLFFTGLMGDHRRIFDYTNFTELSTPTLQHLRSFATISLLVMLSAQLIFIYNFVTSLLWGPKAEQNPWRSNTLEWTAASPPPHGNWPTLPTVYRGPYEYSHPDRAEDYWPQNAPS
- a CDS encoding cytochrome C oxidase subunit II, yielding MFSKNLIEYFVPQVSSYAHDIDYIFDVVFWIVIAFWFVLAEGVFLWLILSWRKKPGVKAQYITGELKHEKRWITWPHYVIMVCDVFIVAIAINVWYKVKQDVPPADQTVRIVAQQWAWSFVDPGPDGKLDTADDIKTVDELHLVVNKTYEYKLEARDVLHSLSIPVFRLKQDAIPGRIVTGWFRPMKTGTYEIQCAEICGFGHGLMPARVIIETPEQHTAWLSGYGTTTASAAGE
- a CDS encoding c-type cytochrome; the encoded protein is MGQRKAVLLFAALSLALAGNASAQDLARGKELFSMCSHCHGAQAQGDAAALAPSIAGLDAWYIETQIGKFRDNERAAHFDDIAGMRMRGMAKWLKTPEDIKSVAAYIATLPKVKDFTLTGGDPAKGAALYAPCSGCHGLNGEGMQAVGAPPLAHTSDWYLHTQLKNYQAGVRGSDPRDIGGSAMRPMAMILSDEQSLKDLLAHVATLKGVAPGAGSE
- a CDS encoding helix-turn-helix domain-containing protein, which produces MVRPRQFDPAAVDAALLGVFWARGYARASIEEIADATGLLRGSLYAAYGSKEDMFRAAVRRYVADLAAALATERRGLGALEHVLETVVRLTVEDPERRGCVILNAVPEAHALSGKTRAELARALESMPALLRARLREAAADAGAALELEPLVALLFAATVSIRVLGRAGMDSGLLRDIARGAIEAARRGVTHADRPDRTPTTQ
- a CDS encoding nuclear transport factor 2 family protein, with amino-acid sequence MPIDPTERQRRSDLVRAHFAAENAHDADGILGTFAPEAVMLYNRQVFPDPVSIRAGHSYIGMTAAPGAFAGLRAEIDAEHFTDAEVVIEGRLTGKHAAEFGGFPPTGREVELPFVSFYRFDAAGKLVSERVVMNLGPLRE